From Microbacterium sp. YJN-G, a single genomic window includes:
- a CDS encoding LLM class flavin-dependent oxidoreductase, whose protein sequence is MAIDLGYWTPVYGGFLRNVRDEGRMAATWEYIREVSMKADRLGFRTTLVPELYLNDRKGTDAPSLEAWSLSAAILAATEHLRVMTAVRPGFHLPAVLAKTVSTLDSIAPGRVALNVVAAWWAEEARQFGGVFPAHDARYAQATEFVSVLNGLWEQTPFTFSGDHYAFDGTIVEPKPSSHPVIFAGGESDAGREAIAGFADAYVMHGGTLDEVRANVADMNARSERLHGRPIEEFGMPAYVIVRDTEAEAQRELERITTVDPDSPGYASFEQFRQNSNLSLELSKREYSVGTRGLRPNLVGTAEQVAERINAYADAGISLLLIQASPLDEELDRIAEQVFPLVEQRSLALAD, encoded by the coding sequence ATGGCCATCGACCTCGGATACTGGACGCCCGTCTACGGCGGCTTCCTGCGCAACGTCCGCGATGAGGGCCGCATGGCCGCCACCTGGGAGTACATCCGCGAGGTGTCGATGAAGGCCGACCGGCTCGGCTTCCGCACCACGCTCGTGCCCGAGCTGTACCTGAACGACCGCAAGGGCACGGATGCTCCGAGCCTGGAGGCCTGGTCGCTGTCGGCGGCGATCCTCGCCGCGACCGAGCATCTGCGGGTGATGACCGCCGTGCGCCCCGGTTTCCATCTGCCGGCGGTGCTCGCGAAGACGGTGTCGACGCTCGACAGCATCGCGCCAGGCCGCGTCGCGCTGAACGTGGTCGCCGCGTGGTGGGCCGAGGAGGCGCGGCAGTTCGGCGGCGTGTTCCCCGCTCATGACGCCCGCTACGCGCAGGCGACGGAGTTCGTCTCGGTGCTGAACGGCCTGTGGGAGCAGACGCCGTTCACCTTCAGCGGCGACCACTACGCGTTCGACGGCACGATCGTCGAGCCCAAGCCGTCGTCGCACCCGGTGATCTTCGCCGGCGGCGAGAGCGACGCCGGTCGTGAGGCGATCGCCGGCTTCGCCGACGCCTACGTCATGCACGGCGGCACCCTCGACGAGGTTCGTGCGAACGTGGCCGACATGAACGCCCGCTCCGAACGGCTGCACGGCCGGCCGATCGAGGAGTTCGGCATGCCCGCGTACGTCATCGTCCGCGACACCGAGGCCGAGGCGCAGCGCGAGCTCGAGCGCATCACCACGGTCGACCCCGACTCCCCCGGCTACGCGTCGTTCGAGCAGTTCCGGCAGAACTCGAACCTCTCGCTCGAGCTGTCGAAGCGGGAGTACTCGGTGGGCACGCGCGGCCTGCGCCCCAACCTGGTCGGCACGGCCGAGCAGGTCGCCGAGCGCATCAACGCCTACGCGGATGCGGGCATCAGCCTGCTGCTGATCCAGGCCTCTCCGCTCGACGAGGAGCTCGACCGGATCGCCGAGCAGGTGTTCCCGCTGGTGGAGCAGCGGTCCCTGGCGCTTGCCGACTGA
- the thiC gene encoding phosphomethylpyrimidine synthase ThiC, producing MVLSAVPSEKTSAENYATHRLDHLIDAAHGIHVPVTAIDLDDSPSGATNTPVTVYRTAGPGADPTVGLPAQRAAWIAARGDVEAYDGRARDLLDDGRGAIRRGSASDEWAGSPRTPLRAAAGRRVTQMHYARQGIVTPEMRFVALREGCDVELVRSEVAAGRAIIPANVNHPESEPMIIGRAFLVKINANIGNSAVTSSIREEVAKLEWATRWGADTVMDLSTGDDIHTTREWILRNSPVPIGTVPIYQALEKVNGDHQALTWEIFRDTVIEQCEQGVDYMTIHAGVLLRYVPLTANRVTGIVSRGGSIMAGWCLGHHRENFLYEHFDELCEIFARYDVAFSLGDGLRPGSIADANDEAQFAELDTLAELTKRAWQYDVQVMVEGPGHIPFHLVRENVERQQELCDGAPFYTLGPLVTDVAPGYDHITSAIGATEIARYGTAMLCYVTPKEHLGLPNRDDVKTGVITYKIAAHAADLAKGHPGAQARDDALSKARFEFRWRDQFALSLDPHTAEEFHDETLPAEPAKTAHFCSMCGPKFCSMRISQDIRDEFGDVADQARIAAEGMAAKSDEFRRSGASVYLPTPEVPARAH from the coding sequence ATGGTGCTGTCTGCTGTCCCCTCCGAGAAGACGTCCGCCGAGAACTACGCGACGCACCGACTCGACCATCTCATCGACGCCGCGCACGGCATCCACGTTCCCGTCACCGCGATCGACCTCGACGACTCGCCGTCGGGTGCGACCAACACTCCGGTGACGGTGTACCGTACCGCGGGGCCCGGCGCAGACCCGACGGTGGGACTTCCCGCGCAGCGCGCGGCGTGGATCGCCGCCCGCGGCGACGTCGAGGCGTACGACGGTCGCGCCAGGGATCTGCTGGACGATGGCCGCGGCGCGATCCGGCGCGGCAGCGCCAGCGACGAATGGGCCGGCTCGCCCCGTACGCCGCTGCGGGCCGCGGCCGGGCGCCGTGTCACGCAGATGCACTACGCACGTCAGGGCATCGTGACGCCCGAGATGCGCTTCGTCGCGCTGCGCGAGGGGTGCGACGTCGAGCTCGTGCGCTCCGAGGTCGCGGCCGGGCGCGCGATCATCCCCGCCAACGTCAACCACCCTGAATCCGAGCCGATGATCATCGGGCGGGCGTTCCTCGTGAAGATCAACGCGAACATCGGCAACTCCGCGGTCACCTCGTCGATCCGCGAGGAGGTCGCGAAGCTGGAGTGGGCGACTCGCTGGGGCGCCGACACCGTCATGGATCTGTCCACCGGCGACGACATCCACACCACTCGCGAGTGGATCCTGCGCAACTCCCCGGTCCCGATCGGCACCGTGCCGATCTACCAGGCGCTCGAGAAGGTGAACGGAGACCACCAGGCCCTCACCTGGGAGATCTTCCGCGACACGGTGATCGAGCAGTGCGAACAGGGCGTCGACTACATGACGATCCACGCCGGCGTGCTGCTGCGGTATGTGCCGCTGACGGCGAACCGGGTCACCGGCATCGTCTCGCGCGGCGGATCGATCATGGCCGGCTGGTGCCTCGGCCACCACCGGGAGAACTTCCTCTACGAGCACTTCGACGAGCTGTGCGAGATCTTCGCGCGCTACGACGTCGCCTTCTCTCTCGGCGACGGGCTGCGGCCGGGGTCGATCGCGGATGCGAACGACGAGGCGCAGTTCGCCGAGCTGGACACGCTCGCCGAGCTCACCAAGCGTGCGTGGCAGTACGACGTGCAGGTGATGGTCGAGGGACCGGGCCACATCCCCTTCCATCTCGTGCGCGAGAACGTCGAGCGTCAGCAGGAGCTCTGCGACGGGGCCCCGTTCTACACACTCGGACCGCTCGTCACTGATGTCGCCCCCGGCTACGACCACATCACCTCGGCGATCGGTGCGACCGAGATCGCCCGCTACGGCACGGCGATGCTCTGCTACGTCACTCCGAAGGAGCACCTCGGCCTGCCGAACCGCGACGATGTGAAGACCGGCGTCATCACGTACAAGATCGCGGCGCACGCCGCTGACCTCGCAAAGGGCCACCCGGGCGCGCAGGCTCGCGACGATGCGCTGTCGAAGGCGCGGTTCGAGTTCCGCTGGCGGGATCAGTTCGCGCTCTCCCTCGATCCGCATACGGCCGAGGAGTTCCACGACGAGACCCTGCCCGCCGAGCCGGCGAAGACGGCGCACTTCTGCTCGATGTGCGGGCCGAAGTTCTGCTCGATGCGCATCTCGCAGGACATCCGCGACGAGTTCGGCGATGTGGCCGATCAGGCGCGGATCGCCGCAGAGGGCATGGCCGCGAAGTCGGATGAGTTCCGCCGGTCAGGCGCCAGCGTGTACCTGCCAACCCCGGAGGTGCCCGCTCGTGCGCACTGA